A genomic stretch from Lytechinus pictus isolate F3 Inbred unplaced genomic scaffold, Lp3.0 scaffold_241, whole genome shotgun sequence includes:
- the LOC135159394 gene encoding uncharacterized protein LOC135159394: MVPTPGTLLPSKTPSPLEKIRSAGPPAPSPPCPAARSRRVPLPARPARGKSKHGPWPPRHPAHPGQTPDAASDGAHPGDAASPGDPVSAGKNPPSGPPAPSPPSPAARSRWVPLPARPARGKSKAGPWPPRHPAHPGQTPDAASDGTHPGDPASPLDPLAAGRKTPPDKHRLQHASQCEIHTEGDTGRPDGAAAEGSGRPGQTEDGESDGAHRGEPAPSDDPVLAGNSPASGPPAPSPAVGRSDGQNLLPTPGWVSGGVGSACGALSARCVEICRSESSADARVGEREGRLGMRGAVGPLRRDLPVTISRHLLRG, encoded by the coding sequence atggtgCCCACCCCGGGGACCCTGCTTCCCTCGAAGACCCCGTCTCCGCTGGAAAAAATCCGGTCAGCGGGCCCCCCGGCTCCTTCCCCGCCGTGTCCAGCCGCCCGGTCGAGGAGGGTGCCGCTGCCGGCCCGACCCGCCCGTGGAAAATCGAAGCACGGGCCCTGGCCGCCCCGGCACCCGGCCCACCCCGGGCAAACCccggacgccgcgtccgatggtgCCCATCCCGGGGACGCTGCATCCCCGGGTGACCCCGTCTCCGCTGGAAAAAATCCGCCCAGCGGGCCCCCTGCTCCTTCCCCGCCGAGCCCAGCCGCCCGGTCGAGGTGGGTGCCGCTGCCGGCCCGACCCGCCCGTGGAAAATCGAAGGCCGGGCCCTGGCCGCCCCGGCACCCGGCCCACCCCGGGCAAACCccggacgccgcgtccgatggtACCCACCCCGGGGACCCTGCGTCCCCGCTTGACCCCCTGGCAGCAGGACGAAAGACCCCTCCCGATAAACACCGCTTACAACACGCAAGTCAATGCGAAATTCACACCGAGGGCGACACCGGACGACCCGACGGCGCAGCGGCGGAGGGCTCGGGCCGCCCTGGGCAAACCGAGGACGGCGAATCCGATGGTGCCCACCGCGGGGAGCCTGCGCCCTCGGACGACCCCGTTCTCGCGGGAAACAGTCCGGCGAGCGGACCCCCGGCCCCTTCCCCCGCTGTCGGCCGATCCGACGGTCAGAATCTCCTGCCGACTCCTGGCTGGGTGAGCGGGGGTGTCGGCTCGGCATGCGGGGCGCTgtcggcccgctgcgtcgagaTCTGCCGGTCGGAATCGTCTGCCGACGCCCGGGTGGGTGAGCGGGAGGGTCGGCTCGGCATGCGGGGCGCTgtcggcccgctgcgtcgagaTCTGCCCGTCACAATCTCCCGCCATCTCCTGCGTGGGTGA